Proteins co-encoded in one Myotis daubentonii chromosome 8, mMyoDau2.1, whole genome shotgun sequence genomic window:
- the RASSF2 gene encoding ras association domain-containing protein 2 yields the protein MDYSHQTSLVPCGKDKYISKSELLLHLKTYNLYYEGQNLQLRHREEEDEFIVEGLLNISWGLRRPIRLQMQDDNERIRPPPSSSSWHSGCNLGAQGTVVKPITMPDIQITEVDAPAESDQMSSPTDSRDLKPVQEDTPQLMRTRSDVGVRRRGNVRTTSDQRRIRRHRFSINGHFYNHKTSVFTPAYGSVTNVRINSTMTTPQVLKLLLNKFKIENSAEEFALYVVHTSGEKQKLKNTDYPLIARILQGPCEQVSKVFLMEKDQVEEVTYDVAQYIKFEMPVLKSFIQKLQEEEDREVKKLMRKYTVLRLMIRQRLEEIAETPETI from the exons atggACTACAGTCACCAGACTTCCCTCGTCCCGTGTGGAAAAGATAAATACATTTCCAA GAGTGAGCTTCTCCTGCATCTGAAGACCTACAACCTGTACTATGAAGGCCAGAATTTGCAGCTCCGACACCGTGAG GAAGAAGATGAGTTCATCGTGGAGGGGCTGCTGAACATCTCCTGGGGGCTGCGCCGGCCCATCCGTCTGCAGATGCAGGATGACAACGAGCGCAttcgcccccctccctcctcttcctcctggcacTCTGGCTGTAACTTGGGGGCTCAGGG CACCGTCGTGAAGCCCATCACCATGCCTGACATTCAGATCACAGAGGTGGATGCTCCTGCTGAGAGCGACCAGATGTCAAGCCCCACAG aCTCCAGGGACCTGAAGCCCGTGCAGGAAGACACCCCGCAGCTGATGCGCACACGCAGTGATGTTGGGGTGCGTCGCCGCGGCAATGTGAGGACAACCAGCGACCAGCGGCGAATCAGACGCCACCGCTTCTCCATTAATGGCCATTTCTACAACCACAAG ACGTCGGTGTTCACCCCGGCCTATGGCTCCGTCACCAACGTCCGCATCAACAGCACCATGACCACCCCGCAGGTCCTGAAGCTGCTGCTCAACAAATTTAAG ATTGAGAATTCGGCGGAGGAGTTTGCTTTGTACGTGGTCCATACCAGCGGTG AAAAACAGAAGCTGAAGAACACCGATTACCCGCTGATTGCCCGGATCCTCCAGGGCCCGTGTGAGCAGGTCTCCAAAGTGTTCCTTATGGAGAAGGATCAGGTGGAGGAAGTCACCTATGAT GTGGCCCAGTACATAAAGTTCGAGATGCCTGTCCTCAAAAGCTTCATTCAGAAGCTCCAAGAGGAGGAAGACCGGGAAGTAAAGAAGCTGATGCGCAA GTACACCGTGCTCCGGCTAATGATTCGGCAGAGGCTGGAGGAGATAGCTGAGACCCCAGAAACAATCTGA